The Manis pentadactyla isolate mManPen7 chromosome 12, mManPen7.hap1, whole genome shotgun sequence genome contains the following window.
CTCCAGGGGCGGGAGCAACAGGGACGGGGCGTCGCCACGCCCCCTGTTAAACCTGGCGCACAGTAAGCGCCCACAGTGACggcaaaaatcaaaataaatagcgcccgcccgcccgcccccaGGTGCTTCCTGTTGAACGAGATcgagaaggaggagaaagagaagctcTGGTACTACTCGCAGCTCCAGGGCCTGTCCAAGCGCCTGGACGAGCTTCCCCACGTGGAGACGGTGAGCGCGCGGGAGGACGGGCGTTTGCGCGTCCGGGACCCGGCGAGCGGGGCGGCGGCAGCCCCGCCCGGGCGCCCCTCACCGCGGCACCCCCCCCGCCCCTCCCAGCAGTTCTCGATGCAGATGGACCTGATCCGGCAGCAGCTGGAGTTCGAGGCCCAGCACATCCGCTCGCTGATGGAGGAGCGCTTCGGCACGTCGGACGAGATGGTGCAGCGCGCGCAGGTGCGGCGCGGGCGGGGcgcgggcggggcgggcgcgccCGAGGGCGAACCGGAGCGCAGAGGTTGCCTGGTCAGCGGCGGGAGACGGGCCCTGGGTGAATCCGACGGGAGAgactgctgtgggcggggcctgGGCCAGGAGGCGAAGCCAGAAGCTGGGGCCGCCTGTGGTTGGAGCCGAAGGGCAGAGCGGGACGCAGAAGGCGGAGTCCCGGAATAATAAGACGGGGCGGGCCAGTGGACGGACCCGAGTCTGAGCAAGCCTCGGGCGTTGACTTGGTCAATGGACTCGACCAGACCAGGGGGTGGGCGGGTCTAGATGGATGGGGTGGGGTCTAAATAGGGGTAGGGGCAAACAAGGAGTAGGTGGGTCTAGATGGGGCCTGGATAGGGGCGGGGCCCACTCGGAGTGGGTTCGCCTAGGAGGGTGGGGCCAAACCACGGGGTGGGCGGAGTCAGCCAGGGAGGcttttgggggtgggtggggccaTATCAGGCAGAGGTGGGAGTCTTGCGGGACAGGGGGTGGGTAGTGGACGTGGCCAATTGGAGTGGGTGGGGTAAGCCCTAGCTTTCAAGTGTTCTGGGTGCAGATCCGCGCCTCGCGCCTGGAGCAGATCGACAAGGAGCTGCTGTCAGCGCAGGACCGGGTGCAGCAGACGGAACCACAGGTACTGGGAGGGGCGGGGCTTGGGCCCTGGGTCTGCTGATGGCTCCGGGCAGTGAGGGGACCGCAGGGCCCTGCCCCGGGTGCAGGACTCGTTCTGCAGACCCCACCCATGTCATCACAGGGGTGTAGCCGGCCTCAGCAGCCTGGTGCCTTGTGGGGTGCTTCCTGGCCGAACTCCTAAAAGCCTGGCATTTCCACAGGCCCTGCTGGCGGTGAAGTCGGTGCCGGTGGAGGAAGACCCCGAGACTGAGGTCCCCACGCACCCTGAGGACGGCGCCCCGCAGCCAGGCAACAGCAAGGTGAGGGGGAGTGCAAGGGGCGTGAGAGCCGGGGCGGGGCAACAAGCTGGGTTAGGGATGTGGGGCTCCTATCTCCCCAGGCCTTGGTAAGGCGTTCCAGGTGTGGGAGGCTGCCCTGGGTTGGGGTGCGTGACGCTGCTGGGACCAGCATACGGTCTGGAGCCTGGTGAGATGGGCGGGGATACCGGTTCTGTGTGTTTGGGGGTGCACTTTAGACTTAGATGTAAGATGCCCCCCTGGAGTACCCATTGAGGCAGATAAGGTGGGCACTTGGCTCTCACGGGCTGGGGGCATCTTGGCAGTGACTGATGCCACCCTCCGTCTGTCTCCCCAGGTGTGTGTGCGGGGGTCTCAGGAGGATGCACGGTGACGGTGGTGGTCCGGGGAGCAGGCGGTCCTCCTGGGCTGGGGTCTCAGGACTCCGCTGTGTCGCGAGAGAGCCGTCAGGCTGGGCCAGGTGAACCGGGCGGGGTCCCCACCCTGACCCCATTCCCTGCCTCTTGCAGGTGGAGGTGGTCTTCTGGTTGCTGTCCATGCTGGCGACGCGCGACCAGGAGGACACTGCGCGCACGCTGCTCGCCATGTCCAGCTCGCCGGAGAGCTGCGTGGCCATGCGCCGCTCGGGATGTCTGCCGCTGCTCTTGCAGATCCTGCACGGCGCGGAGGCGGGCGCTGGGGGTCGCAGCGGGACTCCCGGGGCGCCTGGGGCCAAGGACGCGCGCATGCGCGCCAACGCGGCACTGCACAACATCGTCTTCTCGCAGCCGGACCAGGGCCTGGCGCGCAAGGAGATGCGGGTCCTGCATGTGCTGGAGCAGATCCGCGCCTACTGCGAGACCTGCTGGGACTGGCTGCAGGCGCAGGACGGCAGGCCAGAGGGGGGCGGCGGTGAGTGACAGCCTCATGGGACCTCCCTGCAATGGGCCTGTGGCTTGGGCTCCCCGGTGACGGGGCCACGTCGTTAGGGGAACAGTGGCCACCCGCCTTTGCTGTGCACAGCACTCTGTGCTATGCCCTCACTGACGCCTTTTGGGAACCTCCTCATGACGGATTCTCAGAGATTGTCACCAACAGCCTGGTTGTGCCTGGTGCCGGGTGGATGCTCAGGAAGCAGTCCCTGAGGGTACAGCTGGGTGTGGGTCACTCTGGAACCTGGGTGCACAGTTTGGGATTCCTAGTTTCTGCTGCTGATTGCAAAGTTAATGTGAGACAAAGCATGCCTGAGGCTCGGAGCACCAGGCTTTACCGCAGCTTTGCAGTGCTGGGCGAGGCAGGCACCCTCTTTATTCATCTTAGGTTAAGTAAAGGAGGCCCACTGCCCTGGCAGTGACCCCTTGGGGACAAGCATGGAGTCTGAGAAGCTCTGGGGTCTTAGCAGGCCTGCAGGGTGGAataggcagggagggaggggtggggacaagTCCAGGGAAGACGTTTCCCAGAGAGGGAGGGCCCTGACTCAGTCCCTTGGCTCACAGCCCCGGTCCCCATCGAGCCACAGATCTGCCAAGCCACTTGTGCTGTGATGAAGCTGTCCTTTGACGAGGAATACCGCCGTGCCATGAACGAGCTGGGTGAGTGCCCCCTCGCCTCCCCACGCACACTGCAGCCCCCGATTTGGCCCAAGGCTGCTGGGCCTTGCTCAGTCTAGGGCAGGCTTTCAGCCACAGTGGTCTTGGGGCTCAGAGAACAGGGAAGTGGCCAGGAAGCCAAAAGCAAAGGTAAGAGACCCAACTTAGTAATACCCAGAATTGGAGCTGTTGGgtggtttgggggtgggggattgGGGGGCAGAGTTTTAGGTTTGGGAGCATATAATACATTCTCCTTTTCCATAAACAGTAATGGAAACATGGAAAAAGGAACAATAAGGGCCTAAACTCATCAACATGCTCACTTTATTACAAAGTGGGGTTCTTCGTACCCACCCAGCAGACGGTCGAAACACCCAAAGGTTTTATGGGATCTGGCTTGGCCTGGCTGTGTGGCAAGGGGAGCTGGCAGCCCTGGTGAGGGAGCGTGGTGGTGCGGACACTTCAGGAGAGGGCACACCGTCTGTGTCATTCCTGCCCTCCTGCTTTCCTGGCACCAGCAGGGGATTGATCCTCTGGCTGGATTTACTGAcaagggcaggcaggcaggtagcAGCCCAAATAAAACCTCAGATCCAGAAGCAATGTGTGCCCAACAGTACGGGATGGGTCGGATGCCCTGGCACGTCATACGACCATTCAGGTCCACAGTGTGTCTCTGGGGAGAGCCATGCATGGTGTGCTATACCTGCTTGCGTGTGCCTGAGAATACAGTAAACCCAGGAAGACAGTGCCCTGGGCGTTGGGCTTCTAAGCACATCTGGGGGTGAGACGGAGGAAGGGCTCTGAGGTGAGGGGGCCTCGCGGACAGAGGCTGGAAAGCAGGCGGGCATGTGCAGGGCGCCAGGCAGAGGACCCGGCTCGCCCTGCCTGTCCCCAGCCTTGCCACGCCTTCCCCATCCCTGCAGGCGGGCTGCAGGCCGTGGCAGAGCTGCTGCAGGTTGACTATGAGATGCACAAGATGACCCAGGACCCACTCAACCTTGCTCTGCGCCGATACGCTGGCATGACCCTCACCAACCTCACCTTCGGGGACGTCGCCAACAAGGTCCTGGGGCTGACCTGGGGCGGTGGGGTCAGCAGCACTCCCCTGGCCTGAGCCTCCCTCGACCTCATCTGAGCCTTGAAACAGCCCTGAGGGGTGGGGACAATTGTCCCCAATTTACAATTTATGGGCAGGTGGACGAAGGCCAagagagggctggggaggggtggggcagtGTCTGGATGAGATTGGCCAGGTTGGCACATGCCACCATCTCCGGGGAGAATGGGCCCTCTGGGCCAGGGAGGCTAGTTGTCTTGCGtcagtctgagcctcagtttcctcatctgagcaATGGGGTGACTGCCTCCCTCCCCCGTGGCAGTGAGGATGAGGCCTGGGGCTCAAGCCCTAGTACACAAACAGTGCCCGCTGGCTGAGACAGGGGGCCTGTGGGTGGGAGCGGGCCCCCTGCCGGCAGAGGCATGACTTTCCTCTGTAACAACAGGCCACACTGTGTGCCCACCGGGGCTGCATGGAGGCCATGGTGGCCCAACTGGCTTCTGAGAGCGAGGAGCTCCACCAGGTACCCAGGCGGGGCGGGGCAGGGTGTCCCGCTGCCTGAGGCCCCTGCTGGCGGAGCCCCCCCAGTGGGTGCTGTGGGCGACCCTGGCTGAGGGCGGCATGTGGGGGCACCTTGGGAGCCAGCCCCAGGCCCACCTTGCCTGCCCCGCCCCAGGTGGTGTCCAGCATTTTACGTAACCTGTCCTGGAGGGCCGACATCCACAGCAAgaaggtgctcagggaggtgggcAGCATGGCTGCCCTGATGCAGTGTGTCCTGCGGGCCTCCAAGGTGGGCACAGCCGGGGCGGCGGGGCTGGGGGAGCGGGAACGCCCACggctgtggcaggaaggggtCTCCAGGGCTGTTTGGCACAAGCCATGGGGCAGGGAGACCCTGGCAACAGGTGGGGAGTTCTCCGTCTCAGGGAACAAGACCAGACAACCCACCCCTTGGCAGGTAGCCCAGGCCAGGGCCGCTGACTCTGTGACGGCCagttttttgttccttttcactGTCACTCGGGGACCAAGTGTGTGACTCGGTGATGTTAACAGTAGTCACTTGCGGGGGCCACATGGGTGACCCCACCGCTgacctgccccccccccccgcccaggAGTCCACGCTGAAGAGCGTGCTCAGCGCCCTGTGGAACCTCTCGGCGCACAGCACAGAGAACAAGGCTGCCATCTGCCAGGTGGATGGTGCGCTGGGCTTCCTGGTGAGCACGCTGACCTACAAGTGTCAGAGCAACTCGCTGGCCATCATTGAGAGTGGGGGCGGCATCCTGCGTAATGTGTCCAGCCTCATCGCCACCCGCGAGGACTACAGGTTGGCCCCAACACCCCCTGGTCGCGGTGGGCAGAGGGCACGGGGCAggcgggctggggctggggctgggggctggtccTGCTCTGCTCGGCAAGCCGGCAAACGGCTGTCCCTGACTTGCTCTGCGGGGCCTGAGTTTCTTCCGGTATATCTCAAATATTGTGTGGGATGTGCTTATACtaaattttgaatgaatttattaaaataaagatgTATATTGTTTTTTAAGTAATATTAATAATACATCCTTGTTCTTTATTAATAAGATACTAAACAAAACTAATAACTaatactttattaaaataaaatactttttaatttaagtaaCATTAATAGTAAATAATGCTTCTAATGCATGAAAATACATAACATTTGCTTTTGGTAAAAGCACATCCCAGATGTTGTTTGGAATGTACTTGTGTGAAAGATTTTAAGGTAAATAGAACATTGATTGGTTAAACAAGGCTAGTAATAAACCATTAacacagtgtttttaaaaacaaagtctgTCTTCAGTACAAGTATGCCCCAAACATCACAAGATGTGCTTAAAATGAAATCTACTGGAAGGAAGCTTTAGTTTGAAAAAGTCCTGTTAACTCATCATTAGTATTACTTAGTACAAGTCTTACCTTCATAAAGGACAGCTTTGGCATAGGTGCACCTCTTTCGGTATTTGGGATGTGCTCCTATGAATGTCGAgtcctttttctgtctccttaTTGCTTTGGAGCCACCAGCCCTGCTCCTGGAGTGGGAGGCGGGGGTGCCAGGGCACGGGGCCCACAGCCTGATGCTCCTCCCCCTATCTGCCCACGCCCCAGGCAGGTGCTGCGCGACCATAACTGCCTGCAGACGCTGCTGCAGCACCTGACGTCCCACAGCCTGACCATCGTGAGCAACGCCTGCGGCACTCTCTGGAACCTGTCTGCCCGCAGCACGCGAGACCAGGAGCTGCTCTGGGACCTGGGCGCAGTGGGCATGCTCCGCAACCTGGTGCACTCCCGCCACAAGATGATTGCCATGGGCAGTGCTGCTGCCCTGCGCAACCTGCTGGCCCACCGGCCCACCAAGTACCAGGCGGCAGCCACCGCTGTCTCCCCTGGCGCCTGCGCACCCAGCCTGTATGTGCGGAAGCAGCGCGCGCTGGAGGCCGAGCTGGACACGCGGCACCTGGTCCAGGCGCTTGACCGCCTGGGGAAGCAGGGCCCTCCTGAGGCTGAGGCCGAGTCCGAGGCCGAGGCTGCCTCCAAGAAGCCACTGCCCCCGCTGCGGCTCCTGGACGGGCTGGCACAGGACTATGCCTCGGACTCAGGCTGCTTTGATGATGACGACGCACCCTCCCTGGCCGCCGCAGCTTCTGCTGCCGAGCCTGCCAGCCCAGCCGTGCTGTCCCTCTTCCTGGGCAGCTCCTTCCTGCAGGGGCAGGCGCTGGGCCACACCCCACCCACCCGCCTTGGTGGCCCAGAGGTGGAGAAGGAGCCCAGCGGAGAGGCAGCCGTGGCGGCCAGGGCCAAGGCCAAGCTAGCGCTGGCAGTGGCGCGAATAGACCGGCTGGTGGAGGACATCTCGGCCCTGCACACATCATCCGATGACAGCTTCAGCCTCAGTTCAGGGGACCCAGGGCAGGAGGTGCCGCGGGAGGGCCGTGCTCAGTCCTGCTCGCCCTGCCGGGGGCCCGAGGGTGGGCGGCGGGAGGCGGGCAGCTGTGCCCACCCGCTGCTGCGGCTCAAGGCAGCCCACGCCAGCCTCTCCAACGACAGTCTCAACAGCGGCAGCGCCAGTGACGGGCGCTGCTCCCAGGACCCTACAAGGCCCCGCCCACTGGCTGTGCTTGCCGAGCACCATGAAGGGCCTCTGAGCGGCCAGGCGCGGCCCCACCTGCTTGACCTCAACCTGCCAAGTGTCCAGGCTGATCCGGCGGCCAGAGACGCGGTGGCCAACGCCCACGTGTGCACCATCAAACTGTCACCCAGCTACCAACATGTGCCACTGCTCGAGGGCAATGCCAGGGTGGGCGCAGGGCCACTGGGCCCTGGGACACGGAAGCAGGCCTGGCTGCCTGCAGAGGGCCTGAGCAAGGTTCCCGAGAAGCTGGTGGTGGGGGCGCCACCCCTCTGCATGTCCCACTGCAGCTCCCTGTCCTCCCTGTCCTCGGCTGGCCGCCCGGGCCCCAGTGAAGCTGGGGACCTGGATGACAGTGACACTTCCCTGGAGGGGTTGGAGGAGGCAGGCCCCGGTGAGGCAGAGCTGGATGGGGCCTGGCACAGGCCTGGGGCCGCCTCCCTGCCTGTGGCCATTCCGGCGCCCCGGCGAGGCCGGGGCCTGGGGGTGGAGGACGCCACGCCGTCCAGCTCGTCAGAGAACTGTGTGCAGGAAACCCCGCTGGTGCTGAGCCGCTGCAGCTCGGTGAGCTCCCTGGGCAGCTTCGAGAGCCCCTCCATTGCCAGCTCCATCCCCAGCGAGCCCTGCAGCGGGCTGGGCAGCGGCACAGTGAGCCCCAGCGAGCTGCCCGACAGCCCTGGACAGACCATGCCACCAAGCCGCAGCAAGACACCGCCACTGGCCCCAGTGCCGTCCTGCGAGCATGACACCACGCAGTTCAGTCTGCAGTGGGAGAGCTACGTGAAGCGCTTCCTGGACATCGCCGACTGCCGGGAGCGCTGCCGGCTGCCATCTGAGCTGGATGCAGGCAGCGTGCGCTTCACAGTGGAGAAGCCCGACGAGAACTTCTCGTGTGCCTCAAGCCTCAGCGCGCTGGCCCTGCACGAGCACTACGTGCAGAAGGACGTGGAGCTGCGGCTGCTGCCCCCCACCTGCCTGGTGCGCAGCCAAGGCCCCAGCCAGCATGTGGCCGGGCACCGCCGGTGGGACGAGGCTGGGGGTCGCCCCGAGGGGCTGCCGGCTGCCAACCAGGAGTTGGAGCTGCTGCGTGAGTGCCTGGGTGTGGCCATGCCCACCCGGCTCCGCAAGGTGGCCTCAGCACTGGCGCCCGGCCGTGGCACACTGCCCGTGTACATGCTGGTGCCTGCAGCCCGGGAGGGTGACCCCAGCGCTGACTCGGTTGAGGACATGCCGGTTGACTTCTCCAGCACCACCTCGCTCAGTGACGAGACACTGCAGGGACCGCCCCAGGACGCGCCCAGAGGGCATGCAGACAGGCACAAGCCCACAGGCCACGCCGCCCCTGCCAGGCAGGCCACTGGGCACGGGCAGAGGGCAGGAGGCACAGGCCGGAGCACAGGGCAGGCCCggggggcaggcaggggccaggCAGCGCTGGAACTGCCTCTCCGCCGGTCCCCCAGCACCCGCGTGGACAGGGACAGCGCCTACATGGGCCGGGCACGAGGGGATGGGGCGCTGCAGTCACTGTGCCTCACGACGCCCACAGAGGAGGCCGTGTACTGCTTCTATGACAACGACTCTGAAGAAGAGCCCCCCGAGGCGGTGGTGGCGGCTCCCCGGCGGGTGTCCGGGATCCCCCGTGCAGTGAAGAGGGAGTGCCCAGCCGCGGCCAGCAGGAAGGAGGTGCAGGCCGCACCCAAGGCCGCGCGGCCCACCAGGGCCCAGCCCAGCCTGATCGCCGACGAGATGCCACCGTGCTTTTCCCTCAGCTCCTCAGCCAGCTCTCTCAGCGAGCCCGAGCCCCCCAATTCTGCGGCGGCCCGGCCTCGAGCCCGCGAGCCAGCGGTCCCCAAGGACCTGGGCAGTGGGCATGACAGCTCCCCAGGCCCGCGGGCAAAGGCCGAGCTGCTGCGGCACCGCATCACCTCAGCTGTGCCCAGGCTCCGGCCCCAGGCGTCAGCCCTGCGGCACCGCAAGCTCCCAGCTGCCCAGCCAGACAAAAGGCCCACGGAGGGGCCCCGGGAGCACAGCGACGAGGCTGCAGGCTCAGACCACGCGTCGGACCTGGACAGTGTGGAGTGGCGTGCCATCCAGGAGGGCGCCAACTCCATCGTCACGTGGCTGCACCAGGCGGCAGCAGCCACACGCGAGGCCTCATCCGAGTCGGATTCCATCCCATCCATGTCGGGGCCCTTGGCAGGCTCCCCCCAGCAGCCTGCCCCACTCAGGAAGGGGAGACGGCCAAGGCCAGAGGGCCAGGCAGGCAGCGCCATGCGGCCGGAGAGACGGGGCCCTGTCCTGGCTCAACGTGGCGGCAGCAGCCGGCCCCGCTCTCCCGGTGGCTCTGAGAAACCGCGTAGAGCTCCAAAGACCACGTCTGGAATGCCAGCTGTGCTCCGGGGGCGGACAGTGATCTACATGCCAAGCCCAGCCACCCGGGCTCAGCCCAGAGGCACCCCCAGTCCCCGTGCAGCACCGAGGAAGATGGGACCCCTGAGCCCCCCACAGCCAGCAGCCCCCTCCAAAGTGCCAGGCCCCGGACAGCAGCGGTCCCGAAGCCTACACCGGCCAGGCAAGACCTCAGAGCTCACAGCGCCCAGCCCGCCCCAGAGGAGTGCCACGCCACCCGCCCGCCTCGCCAAGACTCCCTCGTCCAGCTCCTCCCAGACCTCCCCTGCCTCTCAGTCCCTGCCCGGGAGGTCACCCCCTGCCGCCCAGGCTTCAGGGcccctgcctggccctggggctTCTCAGGTGCCCAGGGCCCCTGCGCGGGCCCTGCTGGCCAAGCAGCACAAGACACAGAAGTCGCCGGTTCGGATCCCGTTCATGCAGAGGCCCGCTCAGCGGGGCCCACCAGCCCTGGCCAGGGCAGTCCCGGAGCCAGGCCCCAGGGGCCGGGCAGGGGCTGAGGGGTGTCCAGGCGCCCGGAGAGGCCGCCTGGGCCTGGTGCGCATGGCCTCTGCCCGCTCCAGTGGTAGCGAGTCCTCTGACCGCTCAGGTTTCCGGCGGCAGCTGACCTTTATCAAGGAGTCCCATGGCCTGCTGTGCCGGCGCTCAGAGCTGTCAGTTGTGGAGGCCACGAGCTCCGCCTCCCAGGGTGGGTCGCCCCGCCGAGGCCGGCCCACGCTGCCTGCCGTCTTCCTCTGCTCCTCGCGCTGTGATGAGCTGCGGGCAGACCCCCAGAAGGCCCCAGTCCCCCAGCGGTCCCCCgtgtccagccccagccccagcgaGCGGCTGCCCCGGCGCACCAGCTCTGAGAGCCCGTCCCGCCTGCCTGTCCGCACGCCAGCTGGCCAGCCTGAGACGGTCAAGCGTTATGCCTCCCTGCCTCACATCAGCATGGCCCGCAGGCCCGACGGTGCCACCCCAAGACCTACAGCTGACAGCACCCGCCGAGGCAGCGATGGGGAGGCCCGCCCACTGCCCAGGGTGGCCGCACTGGGCACCACGTGGCGCCGCATCCGGGATGAGGATGTTCCCCACATTCTGCGGAGCACGCTGCCCCCCACTGCCCTGCCACTGATGGGCGCTTCGCCGGAGGGGGTCACTGGAAACTCCCCTCAGCGCAAGACCAGTGATGCTGTAGTCCAGACGGAGGACTTCACGGCCACCAAGACCAATTCCAGCACATCCCCCAGCCTAGAGAGCAGAGAGCCCCCCCAGGCTCCAGCCGGTGGCCACACACCCCTCCTTGGCAGCGATGTGGATGGGCCTGGGCCTGCCAAGGCACCCTCGTCTGCCATGTCTGCCCACGAGGGCCCaggggtggctgctgggggcttCCCCACGAGCCGGCACGGCTCCCCCAGCCGCTCAGCGCGCGTCCCCCCCTTCAACTATG
Protein-coding sequences here:
- the APC2 gene encoding adenomatous polyposis coli protein 2 isoform X3 codes for the protein MSSFWCPRVTVALQELKMMSSVAPYKQLVRQVEALKAENNHLRRELRDNSSHLSKLETETSGMKEVLKRLQSKLEQEARVLGSSGQTEVLEQLKALQMDIASLYNLKFQPPALEPEPAARTPEESPVHSSGPSKDSFGELSRATIRLLEELDRERCFLLNEIEKEEKEKLWYYSQLQGLSKRLDELPHVETQFSMQMDLIRQQLEFEAQHIRSLMEERFGTSDEMVQRAQIRASRLEQIDKELLSAQDRVQQTEPQALLAVKSVPVEEDPETEVPTHPEDGAPQPGNSKVEVVFWLLSMLATRDQEDTARTLLAMSSSPESCVAMRRSGCLPLLLQILHGAEAGAGGRSGTPGAPGAKDARMRANAALHNIVFSQPDQGLARKEMRVLHVLEQIRAYCETCWDWLQAQDGRPEGGGAPVPIEPQICQATCAVMKLSFDEEYRRAMNELGGLQAVAELLQVDYEMHKMTQDPLNLALRRYAGMTLTNLTFGDVANKATLCAHRGCMEAMVAQLASESEELHQVVSSILRNLSWRADIHSKKVLREVGSMAALMQCVLRASKESTLKSVLSALWNLSAHSTENKAAICQVDGALGFLVSTLTYKCQSNSLAIIESGGGILRNVSSLIATREDYRQVLRDHNCLQTLLQHLTSHSLTIVSNACGTLWNLSARSTRDQELLWDLGAVGMLRNLVHSRHKMIAMGSAAALRNLLAHRPTKYQAAATAVSPGACAPSLYVRKQRALEAELDTRHLVQALDRLGKQGPPEAEAESEAEAASKKPLPPLRLLDGLAQDYASDSGCFDDDDAPSLAAAASAAEPASPAVLSLFLGSSFLQGQALGHTPPTRLGGPEVEKEPSGEAAVAARAKAKLALAVARIDRLVEDISALHTSSDDSFSLSSGDPGQEVPREGRAQSCSPCRGPEGGRREAGSCAHPLLRLKAAHASLSNDSLNSGSASDGRCSQDPTRPRPLAVLAEHHEGPLSGQARPHLLDLNLPSVQADPAARDAVANAHVCTIKLSPSYQHVPLLEGNARVGAGPLGPGTRKQAWLPAEGLSKVPEKLVVGAPPLCMSHCSSLSSLSSAGRPGPSEAGDLDDSDTSLEGLEEAGPGEAELDGAWHRPGAASLPVAIPAPRRGRGLGVEDATPSSSSENCVQETPLVLSRCSSVSSLGSFESPSIASSIPSEPCSGLGSGTVSPSELPDSPGQTMPPSRSKTPPLAPVPSCEHDTTQFSLQWESYVKRFLDIADCRERCRLPSELDAGSVRFTVEKPDENFSCASSLSALALHEHYVQKDVELRLLPPTCLVRSQGPSQHVAGHRRWDEAGGRPEGLPAANQELELLRECLGVAMPTRLRKVASALAPGRGTLPVYMLVPAAREGDPSADSVEDMPVDFSSTTSLSDETLQGPPQDAPRGHADRHKPTGHAAPARQATGHGQRAGGTGRSTGQARGAGRGQAALELPLRRSPSTRVDRDSAYMGRARGDGALQSLCLTTPTEEAVYCFYDNDSEEEPPEAVVAAPRRVSGIPRAVKRECPAAASRKEVQAAPKAARPTRAQPSLIADEMPPCFSLSSSASSLSEPEPPNSAAARPRAREPAVPKDLGSGHDSSPGPRAKAELLRHRITSAVPRLRPQASALRHRKLPAAQPDKRPTEGPREHSDEAAGSDHASDLDSVEWRAIQEGANSIVTWLHQAAAATREASSESDSIPSMSGPLAGSPQQPAPLRKGRRPRPEGQAGSAMRPERRGPVLAQRGGSSRPRSPGGSEKPRRAPKTTSGMPAVLRGRTVIYMPSPATRAQPRGTPSPRAAPRKMGPLSPPQPAAPSKVPGPGQQRSRSLHRPGKTSELTAPSPPQRSATPPARLAKTPSSSSSQTSPASQSLPGRSPPAAQASGPLPGPGASQVPRAPARALLAKQHKTQKSPVRIPFMQRPAQRGPPALARAVPEPGPRGRAGAEGCPGARRGRLGLVRMASARSSGSESSDRSGFRRQLTFIKESHGLLCRRSELSVVEATSSASQGGSPRRGRPTLPAVFLCSSRCDELRADPQKAPVPQRSPVSSPSPSERLPRRTSSESPSRLPVRTPAGQPETVKRYASLPHISMARRPDGATPRPTADSTRRGSDGEARPLPRVAALGTTWRRIRDEDVPHILRSTLPPTALPLMGASPEGVTGNSPQRKTSDAVVQTEDFTATKTNSSTSPSLESREPPQAPAGGHTPLLGSDVDGPGPAKAPSSAMSAHEGPGVAAGGFPTSRHGSPSRSARVPPFNYVPSPMVAAATASAMEKATAPTPASLLE